Proteins encoded together in one Parcubacteria group bacterium window:
- a CDS encoding methyltransferase domain-containing protein, with the protein MKISLEDKNLTERERREVVNLLQKANASMVDDLEQMWYLMDLVWDEYGCDNKKNNFEKISRYYSHPVWLLNGLFIEQDDVSMGHRHAISDWIVDHDIKNVLDYGGGFGTLARLVAQKDGKSSVNIYEPHPSEFGLKRAEEFGNITIVDKLDFEYDCLVSTDVLEHVSDPLEDFAGMIKAVKKDGYLIIANCFFPVIKCHLPQNFHFRYTFNLFAMMMGLKVIGKLAGSHATIFQKVKVKDQNWVQIRFFEKLSKFSFPILKFMETTLKSIKRSIIK; encoded by the coding sequence ATGAAAATCAGTTTAGAAGATAAAAATTTAACAGAAAGAGAAAGGAGAGAGGTCGTGAATCTATTGCAAAAGGCCAATGCGAGCATGGTCGATGATCTTGAGCAAATGTGGTATTTGATGGATTTGGTTTGGGATGAATATGGGTGCGATAATAAAAAAAATAATTTTGAGAAAATATCACGATATTATTCTCATCCGGTTTGGTTATTAAACGGATTATTTATAGAGCAGGATGATGTTTCGATGGGTCACCGTCATGCCATAAGTGATTGGATTGTCGATCATGACATAAAAAACGTGCTTGATTACGGCGGAGGTTTCGGCACTTTGGCGAGATTGGTGGCGCAAAAAGATGGAAAAAGCAGTGTAAATATTTATGAACCGCATCCAAGTGAATTTGGTTTAAAAAGAGCGGAGGAATTTGGAAATATCACAATCGTGGATAAATTGGATTTTGAATATGATTGTCTGGTGAGTACGGATGTTTTGGAGCACGTTTCGGATCCTCTAGAGGATTTTGCGGGGATGATAAAAGCCGTAAAAAAAGATGGCTATTTGATCATCGCAAATTGCTTTTTCCCCGTTATCAAGTGTCATCTGCCTCAAAATTTTCATTTCCGATACACATTCAATCTCTTTGCGATGATGATGGGGCTCAAAGTGATTGGGAAATTGGCAGGAAGTCATGCGACGATCTTTCAAAAGGTCAAAGTTAAAGACCAAAATTGGGTTCAAATAAGATTTTTTGAGAAGTTATCAAAATTTTCTTTTCCTATTTTGAAATTTATGGAGACTACGTTAAAATCTATAAAGAGATCAATTATAAAATGA